A genomic window from Odocoileus virginianus isolate 20LAN1187 ecotype Illinois unplaced genomic scaffold, Ovbor_1.2 Unplaced_Scaffold_28, whole genome shotgun sequence includes:
- the LOC110147323 gene encoding LOW QUALITY PROTEIN: olfactory receptor 51V1-like (The sequence of the model RefSeq protein was modified relative to this genomic sequence to represent the inferred CDS: inserted 1 base in 1 codon), whose amino-acid sequence MSVRPDSKISNSTFLLTGFPGLEQHYPWLSIPFSCIYVMVLSGNCLVLHVIRTEPSLHEPMFYFLAMLALTDLCMGLSTAHTVLGILWGLSQEIGLDACIAQTFLVHGLSCMESGVLLAMAFDHFTAICNPLRYTSILTNTRIINIGVVILGRSFLFITAPIVRLKFFHYCRRRVLSHSXCLHQDLLRLACSDIRFNSLYALALVICTLLLDSVLIFISYTLILHSVLTIASREERLKSLKTCVSHTCAVLVFYIPIIGLTMVHRFGKHLPPVVHVLMGNIYILFPPLMNPIIYSIKTQQIRNRIQRWFIKKT is encoded by the exons ATGTCTGTTCGACCTGATTCTAAAATCAGTAACTCTACCTTTCTCCTTACGGGTTTCCCTGGTCTAGAACAGCACTATCCCTGgctctccatccccttctcctgtatCTATGTCATGGTGCTGTCAGGAAACTGCCTGGTGCTGCATGTGATCCGTACTGAGCCGAGCCTGCATGAGCCCATGTTCTACTTCCTGGCCATGCTGGCCCTCACTGACCTCTGCATGGGGCTGTCCACAGCGCACACGGTGCTGGGGATCCTGTGGGGGCTCAGCCAGGAGATTGGGCTGGATGCCTGCATTGCCCAAACCTTCTTGGTTCATGGGCTATCTTGCATGGAGTCTGGAGTCCTCCTCGCCATGGCCTTTGATCACTTTACTGCAATCTGCAATCCTCTAAGATACACATCTATCCTCACCAATACCAGAATCATCAACATCGGTGTGGTCATTTTAGGGAGGAGCTTCCTGTTCATTACTGCTCCCATTGTCCGCCTAAAGTTTTTCCATTACTGCCGACGCCGTGTCCTCTCCCACT TCTGCTTGCACCAGGACCTACTCCGGCTGGCCTGCTCTGATATCCGCTTCAATAGCTTGTATGCCTTAGCTCTGGTGATCTGTACTCTGCTTTTGGATTCAGTGCTCATTTTCATCTCCTACACATTGATCCTGCACTCTGTCTTGACTATTGCATCTCGAGAGGAGCGGCTCAAGTCCCTGAagacctgtgtctcccacacctGTGCTGTCCTGGTTTTCTATATTCCAATCATTGGTCTGACTATGGTACACCGCTTTGGGAAGCACCTCCCGCCTGTGGTCCATGTCCTTATGGGCAACATCTACATTCTTTTCCCACCCTTGATGAACCCCATCATCTACAGCATCAAGACCCAACAAATCCGTAATAGGATTCAGAGATGGTTCATTAAAAAAACTTGA
- the LOC110147334 gene encoding LOW QUALITY PROTEIN: olfactory receptor 52P1-like (The sequence of the model RefSeq protein was modified relative to this genomic sequence to represent the inferred CDS: inserted 1 base in 1 codon), which yields MADNATHHYISSFFLVGIPGLQDFHCWIGIPVGLMFSLTMLGNSIIIITIKLEPSLHQPMYFFLCMLAMNDMALASSTAPKMLGIFWLDAHWIDFDICLAQLCFIHTFCIIESALLVAMAFDCYVAICIPLHYTTLLTTTMVIKMGLASVVRAIFMVLPGPFLIRRLPYYAKYVINHAYCEHMAVVKLASANTHINRIYGISVALSVMVLDLGLIATSYLKILQAVFRLSSQHARSKALGTCAAXVCTILVSYTPALFSFLTHRIGKKVPPSVHIIFASLYLLVPPTVNPLVYGVKTKQIRDRVIGLFFLNKKISEN from the exons ATGGCAGACAATGCTACTCATCACTACATTTCATCTTTCTTCTTGGTTGGTATTCCTGGCTTGCAAGATTTTCACTGCTGGATTGGCATTCCTGTCGGCCTCATGTTTTCCCTGACCATGCTGGGGAACAGTATAATCATCATTACCATCAAACTAGAGCCAAGCCTCCACCAGCCTATGTATTTCTTCCTTTGCATGCTGGCAATGAATGATATGGCCCTTGCCTCTTCCACAGCCCCCAAGATGCTTGGCATCTTTTGGTTGGATGCACATTGGATTGACTTTGATATCTGCTTAGCACAGTTGTGTTTCATCCACACATTTTGCATAATTGAGTCAGCCCTCTTAGTTGCCATGGCCTTTGACTGTTATGTAGCTATTTGCATTCCACTACATTATACAACCCTCCTGACAACAACAATGGTCATTAAAATGGGTCTAGCTAGTGTGGTCCGAGCTATCTTCATGGTTTTGCCAGGTCCCTTTCTCATTAGAAGACTACCATATTATGCCAAATATGTCATCAATCATGCTTATTGTGAGCACATGGCTGTGGTGAAATTGGCTAGTGCAAACACCCACATTAACAGAATATATGGAATCTCTGTGGCCCTTTCAGTGATGGTATTGGACCTCGGGCTCATAGCCACATCCtatctcaaaatccttcaggcggTCTTCCGGCTCTCCTCTCAGCATGCCCGCTCAAAAGCACTGGGCACCTGTGCCG AAGTGTGCACTATTCTTGTCTCCTACACACCTGCCCTCTTTAGCTTTCTAACTCACCGCATTGGCAAGAAAGTGCCTCCAAGTGTCCATATCATTTTTGCAAGTTTGTACCTTCTGGTGCCCCCCACAGTCAATCCCTTGGTATATGGTGTCAAGACAAAACAGATTCGTGACCGGGTGATTGGTCTCTTTTTcctaaacaaaaaaatttctgaaaactaa